One genomic window of Pseudomonas chlororaphis subsp. piscium includes the following:
- a CDS encoding Tim44 domain-containing protein, with amino-acid sequence MKRFLSIAMALCIGLTMSLDANAKRFGGGKSAGAAPTHQTSQMAPSSSGMGPAAATAGAAGAAGAAAKAGGASRWLGPLAGIAAGGLLASMFMGGGFQGMQIFDILIMAVIAFLVFRFIAARRRKQQEQYAPAGHAPMQREAFEPKPASGSIFGGSAAPAAAARPVINAPAWFDEQRFVEAARNHFQSLQQHWDANEMDKIAEFVTPQMLQFLKQERADLGDGFQSTYIDNLNVQLEGVDDRADKTIATLTFSGVSKSSRFDQGEVFSESWNMERAQGENQPWLVAGIRQNG; translated from the coding sequence ATGAAACGTTTTCTTAGCATCGCCATGGCGTTGTGCATCGGCCTGACGATGAGCCTCGACGCCAATGCCAAGCGCTTTGGTGGCGGCAAAAGCGCCGGCGCTGCGCCGACCCACCAGACCAGCCAAATGGCTCCGTCCTCTTCCGGTATGGGCCCTGCTGCCGCAACCGCAGGGGCTGCTGGTGCCGCGGGCGCTGCCGCCAAAGCCGGCGGTGCTTCGCGCTGGCTCGGCCCATTGGCCGGTATCGCCGCAGGCGGTCTGCTGGCCTCCATGTTCATGGGCGGCGGCTTCCAGGGCATGCAGATCTTCGACATCCTGATCATGGCGGTCATCGCCTTCCTGGTCTTCCGCTTTATCGCCGCCCGTCGTCGCAAGCAGCAGGAGCAGTACGCTCCAGCCGGCCACGCGCCGATGCAGCGTGAAGCCTTCGAGCCAAAACCGGCCTCCGGTTCGATCTTCGGTGGTTCGGCCGCACCTGCCGCCGCGGCCCGTCCGGTGATCAACGCGCCGGCCTGGTTCGACGAACAGCGTTTCGTCGAAGCCGCGCGCAACCACTTCCAGTCCCTGCAGCAACATTGGGACGCCAACGAAATGGACAAGATCGCCGAGTTCGTGACCCCGCAGATGCTGCAATTCCTGAAACAGGAACGTGCCGATCTGGGCGACGGCTTCCAGTCGACCTACATCGACAACCTCAATGTGCAGCTGGAAGGCGTCGACGACCGCGCCGACAAGACCATCGCTACCCTGACCTTCAGCGGCGTGTCGAAGTCCTCGCGTTTCGACCAGGGTGAAGTGTTCAGCGAAAGCTGGAACATGGAGCGCGCCCAGGGCGAAAACCAGCCTTGGCTGGTTGCAGGTATCCGCCAGAACGGCTGA
- a CDS encoding EamA family transporter, with the protein MGSGFFSSWTFWALLSAAFAALTAIFAKIGIENLNSDFATLLRTVVVLCSLVLILYATGQYQSLGSISAKSYLFLVLSGLATGASWICYFRALKVGPASLVAPVDKLSVVFVAVLGVLLLGEKLDLRQWGGIGLICAGVVLLALKR; encoded by the coding sequence ATGGGCTCGGGCTTCTTTTCCTCCTGGACATTCTGGGCCCTGCTTTCGGCGGCGTTCGCCGCCCTGACCGCGATCTTCGCCAAGATCGGCATCGAAAACCTCAACTCCGACTTCGCCACCCTGCTGCGTACGGTGGTGGTGCTGTGCAGCCTGGTCTTGATTTTGTACGCCACGGGCCAATATCAGTCCCTGGGCTCGATCTCGGCCAAAAGCTATCTGTTCCTGGTGCTGTCCGGGCTGGCCACCGGAGCGTCGTGGATCTGCTACTTCCGCGCGCTGAAAGTCGGGCCAGCCTCGCTGGTGGCGCCAGTGGACAAGCTCAGCGTGGTATTCGTCGCGGTACTGGGCGTGCTGCTCCTGGGCGAGAAGCTCGACCTGCGGCAATGGGGCGGAATCGGCCTGATCTGCGCTGGCGTGGTGTTGCTGGCGCTGAAGCGTTGA
- a CDS encoding dienelactone hydrolase family protein, giving the protein MAQLQTLSVQYSHQVEVLPTSPFPLASSLPQRLSKQPRLRVYLEGDGHAWATARQPSLDPSPQHLLMAQLALSDPRPSVYLARPCQFVSAADCTAAIWTDQRFSAAVLRSLDQALDHLKQRYGNQDFELIGYSGGAALALLLAARRDDIAQVQTLAGNLSPRLWVNALGLSPLHGSLEPLDQAPKLALVAQRHLLGQADRSVPASLYPAYRQALGAKAFCVQSVSLPGVTHDQGWVDAWQHWRDQPLSCVPSND; this is encoded by the coding sequence ATGGCTCAGTTGCAAACCCTGAGTGTGCAGTACAGCCATCAGGTCGAAGTCCTGCCCACTTCACCCTTCCCGCTTGCCAGCAGCCTGCCCCAGCGGTTATCAAAACAACCCCGTCTGCGCGTCTATCTTGAAGGCGACGGCCATGCCTGGGCGACAGCCCGCCAACCCAGCCTCGACCCCAGCCCGCAGCACCTGCTGATGGCGCAACTGGCATTGAGCGATCCCCGCCCCAGCGTCTATCTGGCCCGCCCCTGCCAGTTCGTCAGCGCGGCCGACTGTACAGCGGCCATCTGGACCGACCAGCGCTTTTCCGCAGCGGTACTGCGCAGCCTCGACCAGGCCCTCGACCACCTCAAGCAGCGTTATGGCAATCAGGATTTCGAGTTGATCGGCTATTCCGGTGGTGCGGCCCTGGCCCTGTTGCTGGCCGCGCGGCGAGACGACATCGCCCAGGTGCAAACCCTGGCCGGCAATCTGAGCCCTCGGTTATGGGTCAATGCGCTGGGGCTGAGCCCGTTGCATGGCTCCCTCGAGCCGCTGGACCAGGCACCCAAGCTGGCCCTGGTAGCGCAACGGCATCTGCTCGGCCAGGCCGACCGCAGCGTGCCTGCCAGCCTCTACCCCGCCTATCGACAGGCGCTGGGGGCGAAAGCCTTCTGCGTGCAATCCGTCAGCCTGCCCGGGGTCACCCACGACCAGGGCTGGGTCGACGCCTGGCAACACTGGCGCGACCAGCCGCTGAGTTGTGTACCGTCCAACGATTAG
- a CDS encoding SMI1/KNR4 family protein, whose protein sequence is MEEVIEQLREANEPVPVPLELPDEDLLVEIEEQLFINIPFVFKEFLLTVSDVVYGSLEPVTVTDPQSHTYLPEVAATAWDMGVPRELIPICQDGDDYYCVEEDGTVVLWSGEEELITEESWESVWHWARDVWLES, encoded by the coding sequence GTGGAAGAAGTCATCGAGCAACTCCGTGAAGCAAACGAACCGGTACCCGTTCCCCTGGAACTGCCGGATGAAGACCTGCTGGTGGAAATCGAAGAACAGCTGTTCATCAATATCCCGTTCGTCTTCAAAGAGTTCCTGTTGACCGTGAGCGATGTCGTCTACGGCAGCCTGGAGCCGGTCACCGTGACCGACCCGCAATCCCACACCTACCTGCCGGAAGTGGCCGCCACCGCCTGGGACATGGGCGTACCGCGCGAGCTGATCCCGATCTGCCAGGACGGTGACGACTACTACTGCGTCGAGGAAGACGGCACCGTGGTGTTGTGGTCCGGCGAAGAAGAGCTGATCACCGAAGAGTCCTGGGAGTCGGTGTGGCACTGGGCGCGGGACGTCTGGCTGGAAAGCTGA